A part of Solicola gregarius genomic DNA contains:
- a CDS encoding thymidine phosphorylase: MTERHDAVTIIAAKRDRGELSDDQIDWVVDAYTRSVVADEQMSALAMAILLNGMGRREIARWTAAMIASGERMDFAGLSRPTADKHSTGGVGDKITLPLAPLVASYGVAVPQLSGRGLGHTGGTLDKLESIPGWRADLSNDAMLAQLEDVGAVICAAGSGLAPADKKLYALRDVTGTVESIPMIASSIMSKKIAEGTGSLVLDVKVGSGAFMKSYDDARELAETMVALGTDAGVRTTALLTDMATPLGMTAGNAVEVRESVEVLAGGGPGDVVELTVALAREMLAAVGRDDVDPADALRDGRAMDVWRRMIAAQGGDPDAELPRARETQVVTAPSDGVLARLDAFDVGVCAWRLGAGRARAGESVQAAAGVELHAKPGDAVAAGQPLLTLHTDTPERFDRALEAVDGAYDIAEPGADVQRGDIVLDHIR; the protein is encoded by the coding sequence ATGACCGAGCGGCACGATGCCGTCACGATCATCGCGGCGAAGCGCGACCGCGGTGAGCTGAGCGACGACCAGATCGACTGGGTCGTCGACGCGTACACCCGAAGCGTCGTCGCCGACGAACAGATGTCGGCGCTCGCGATGGCGATCCTGCTCAACGGCATGGGCCGGCGTGAGATCGCTCGCTGGACGGCCGCGATGATCGCGTCGGGCGAGCGGATGGACTTCGCAGGGCTCTCGCGACCGACCGCGGACAAGCACTCCACCGGCGGCGTCGGCGACAAGATCACGCTGCCCCTCGCGCCCCTGGTCGCGTCCTACGGGGTTGCGGTGCCGCAGCTGTCGGGGCGCGGCCTCGGTCACACCGGTGGCACGCTCGACAAGCTGGAGTCGATCCCCGGCTGGCGGGCCGACCTGTCCAACGACGCGATGCTGGCCCAGCTCGAGGACGTCGGTGCCGTGATCTGCGCGGCCGGCTCCGGCCTCGCACCGGCGGACAAGAAGCTGTACGCACTTCGCGACGTGACCGGCACGGTGGAGTCGATCCCGATGATCGCCAGCTCGATCATGAGCAAGAAGATCGCCGAGGGCACCGGCTCGCTCGTACTCGACGTCAAGGTGGGCTCGGGTGCGTTCATGAAGTCGTACGACGACGCGCGCGAGCTGGCCGAGACGATGGTCGCGCTCGGCACCGATGCGGGTGTACGTACGACCGCACTGCTCACCGACATGGCGACTCCGCTCGGCATGACCGCAGGCAACGCCGTCGAGGTACGCGAGTCGGTCGAGGTGCTCGCCGGGGGAGGCCCCGGCGACGTCGTCGAGCTGACCGTCGCCCTCGCCCGAGAGATGCTCGCGGCGGTCGGCCGCGACGACGTCGACCCCGCCGACGCGCTGCGCGACGGGCGCGCCATGGACGTGTGGCGGCGGATGATCGCGGCGCAGGGCGGCGACCCGGACGCGGAACTGCCCCGTGCTCGGGAGACGCAGGTCGTTACGGCGCCGAGCGACGGTGTGCTCGCACGGCTCGACGCGTTCGACGTCGGCGTGTGTGCCTGGCGCCTCGGCGCAGGCCGGGCACGTGCAGGCGAATCCGTGCAGGCGGCCGCGGGCGTCGAGCTGCACGCCAAACCGGGTGATGCCGTGGCGGCCGGGCAGCCGCTGCTGACCCTGCACACCGACACCCCGGAACGGTTCGACCGCGCCCTGGAAGCGGTCGACGGCGCGTACGACATCGCCGAGCCGGGGGCGGACGTGCAGCGCGGAGACATCGTCCTCGACCACATACGGTGA
- a CDS encoding TAXI family TRAP transporter solute-binding subunit — translation MALRGETSGRGPRPEVSPRRAKTLSSPCSRRTVLRGLAAAALLPLTGCFGDDWDSFPDTTLTLATGNAGGVFARYGDALGAVLASRLGVEVEISQTDASVENLRLVADARADIAMTLGDTAADAIRGRGVYDEPLDVVAVARTYDSFVHLVVRAESPIQTVADLRGKRVGVGRHDSGTRLVAVRILRENAVPLDAVQISTRHLQDDAEALVDDRLDAFFFVSGLPNEAIATLSERIPIRLIGLEKTVEAMIRSYESEYVAGPIPASTYRLTTATETVSVKNYIVADPAMPDDLAYAVTRVMFEAQDAIDARAAGVGQPNLAAGIFTSPLDLHPGALRYFREQRPDV, via the coding sequence TTGGCCCTGCGAGGAGAGACTTCTGGCCGCGGACCGCGGCCAGAAGTCTCTCCTCGCAGGGCCAAAACTCTCTCCTCACCGTGCAGTAGACGTACTGTCCTGCGCGGCCTCGCCGCTGCGGCCCTCCTCCCCCTCACCGGCTGCTTCGGTGACGACTGGGACTCCTTTCCTGACACGACCCTGACCCTTGCGACCGGCAACGCCGGTGGCGTGTTCGCGAGATACGGCGACGCGCTCGGCGCCGTACTCGCGAGCCGGCTCGGCGTCGAGGTCGAGATCTCGCAGACCGACGCGTCCGTCGAGAACCTCCGCCTCGTCGCGGATGCCCGCGCGGACATCGCGATGACCCTCGGTGACACCGCGGCCGATGCGATCCGTGGCCGCGGCGTGTACGACGAACCGCTCGATGTCGTCGCCGTGGCGCGTACGTACGACAGCTTCGTGCACCTGGTCGTACGCGCCGAGTCCCCGATCCAGACGGTTGCCGACCTGCGCGGCAAACGGGTAGGCGTCGGCCGCCATGACTCCGGCACCCGGCTGGTCGCCGTTCGCATCCTGCGCGAGAACGCCGTCCCGCTCGACGCCGTCCAGATTTCGACCCGTCACCTGCAGGACGACGCCGAAGCCCTCGTCGACGACCGGCTGGACGCCTTCTTCTTCGTCAGCGGTCTGCCCAACGAGGCGATCGCGACGCTGAGCGAACGCATCCCGATCCGGCTCATCGGCCTGGAGAAGACGGTCGAGGCGATGATCCGCAGCTATGAGTCCGAGTACGTCGCGGGCCCGATACCGGCGTCGACGTACCGTCTGACGACGGCGACCGAGACGGTGAGCGTCAAGAACTACATCGTCGCCGACCCTGCCATGCCCGACGACCTCGCGTACGCGGTGACGCGGGTGATGTTCGAGGCACAGGACGCGATCGATGCCCGCGCTGCCGGTGTGGGACAGCCGAACCTGGCGGCCGGCATCTTCACGAGTCCGCTCGACCTGCACCCGGGGGCGCTGCGGTACTTCCGGGAGCAGCGGCCCGACGTTTGA